CTTAATCCAGCCCCACAAACAAAACAGTGGACTAGAAACACAGGATGAGGAAAGTGGCATTGTTTACTTGACTTGCAAGTACTACACATTCTGAAAGACCACGTAAAGTAGCGTGATTTCTCTATGGAATTGCcactgattgtttcatttcagtaCTGAGAGGTTAAAAGCTGTACAAAATAATTGATTTCTACACTATCAATTtagtaaaataaacaaaatactgCTTGTCACACTGAGTGAAAACGTTGAATTAAATACTACTTTTCCAGcactaccaaactaaaacagctCTCTAAAACTTAGTAAAGTGCACAAAATGTATATTAAAATCAACACGACCACTACAATGACAAACGGACATTGTTAGAAAAATCTAAATGTCACCAAAATGTTTAtcaacatacagacatacagtatgttcttgttggtgtgtgtagaaAAGAAAcataatactttaactgatctGAGCCTTTGTTTCTatatctctccttcccccctctctctctttctctctctgtttctctctctctctcgttatctcattgtcactcctctgcctcgtcTGTAGTTTTCAGAACAGAGTCTTCTCCCAGTATCTTGCAGAGCTCATTGAGTCTGTGTTGCATCTTAGGAATTCCTGCCAGCTGGGATTCGAGACGTTGTTTTTCCTCCGTGAGCGAGAGGCGTGTAGCGGTGTCCAGCTGCTCGAACCGCCAGCCGCCCTCGCCGTCAAACTGAAGCAAGTGAGTGTGGTACTTCCTGTGGGCACAAGGAGCCAGACAAGAGGACCATTTCTGGGGTTAGGATGTGACCTTTATGCAACCGTGAGAGGTCGGGTGTTTTGTTGTGAGCTGCCGTGTTCTATGGTTTTGTCatgatgtgtgcttgtgtcgctCACCAGAGGGAGGGCCTGTGGGTGATCGATAAAAGCGAGATCCCAGAATCCTTAGCAGCCTGGAATATCTTCCCCTCCACGTCGATGCTCACAGCGCTGGTGCACTCATCCAGCAGGGCATATTTGGGCCTGACACAGGAGATCAGGAGCATGAGAACCCAGGCTGGAAGAGCAGTACTGCTGGACTAGTAAAGGTGCAGTCTGTGAATTTAAAGACTGAGTTTTCTCTCACCGGTGGTAAAACATGCGGGCCATCCCcatcctctgcttctctcctccagaTAGCACATCCTTCCAGTCCATCTCTGCATCCCAgcctacacaaacaaacacgtgTTTTTACTTCATCATACTAACAACAAACAACACATCACTCTGTAGTTTATGTCAACATATTTCATAGATGTCCAAACTCCAAATAATGCCTTCTAATCCAGACCCTAATGTAGAGAGAAAAGAGACTGCCTCTTTCTCTATACCCTCCTACTTCGCTTGTGAACAATAATCTCCTCCGGATGGAGCCCAACATCAGGAAATCTGGATTGCAGAGATTATTTGAGTTAATTTAACCCAGGCTGCGAAACTCTGACATGCTGGTGCGGGGACAGAGCTACCATTCACAGTTTCTAGACTCtgagccagggggggggggggggggggggggggcggggcacaGGCTTAGTGGCCAGCCCTGACAATAGGCCTGCTTGTTTACAACAGAGAGTGGCCACCAATTAGTGCCATGCTTGTTCTGCTAAATAAAGCCTCCAACGTGAAGGGAAATTGAAATCACCTCTGTGGTAATAATACCCAGAATCAGAAtccggtttattcgccatgtatgttatacatacacagaatttactgtggcagggaggtacTAAACATAtatgaatcttaaattaagtaaaagtacaaaagtttaactatttctaagaactgaacaatctaagaatacaacaatttaaatatgaaataaaatatatataaaaataagaatgagcagcatgagtggtcaacaaagtgcaatcggatactgaggtaaggtggcttgtgcatactgtaattgccattagatggacttataatagttaagtaagtgaatgaatgtcaatgggagtccttggccttgttgaagaggcccaGACAAACATCccatcccaccccaccccctctcccctggtaccCACCTCAGACAACCATCCCACCCCGCCCCCACTTTCCCTTGGTACCCACCTCAGAcaacctcccaccccacccccactttCCCTTGGTACCCACCTCAGACAACCatcccaccccagcccctctcccctggtaccCACCTCCCTCGCGGGTGACGATCTGGTTGAGGTTGACTATGTCCAGGATTGCCTCCAGGTCCTTGTCCCCGAGGCCTCTCTCATGCATGTCCTCCAGGGAGTCTGGGTAGATCACCTGATCCCTCAGAGTACCAATGGACATGTAGGGCCtggtggagagaggctgggtttaTCATCCATGGAATGAAACAGATCTGGAAGGCTACACTCGAGGATTAGGCTACTAGTCCTTAATGGGTCCTAAACAGTCATAATTTTGCTTATCTACCACAAATTCAAACCAATCCCTTACCACTCATAACCAACCTCCTTGTGTGACTCTGACCGCTAAAGCTTCCTGTTATTACAGGAAGTGTTGTGCAACAGTAGGATGGTAGGTGAGTATAGGTTAGGTTAGGGTACATCTCAGTCTGCACCTGAACACAGCTGGTAAATATTTCACCCTACCCTGCTCTTGTTTCCCCCCATCAGGCTCTCACAAAGCTCAGGTTACACTGGTATATGTTACCACTGCAACTACTAAATACCCCTCCACAGGATGTATACACTTTATTACACTGTACCACCAAATGTGTGGGTTCACAAGCAAGACTGTGCATAtaagcatgtgtgcatgtgtacatgcttaagtatatgtgtgtgtgtgtgagtgagtgagtgaatgagtgcattgctgcatgtgtgtgtgtgtgtgtgtgggggggagggtcccTCACCTCTGTGGGATGTAGAACATGTGCTGGGGTGAGGGTTTATGCAGCAGTCCTCCGTAGACAGGCCAGAGACCGCTGAGGATCCTGAACAGAGAGCTCTTCCCACAGCCGTTAGGACCCGTGATCAGCAGGtgcatcccctcctccacctgaacCACCAGCGGCAACATTACACACCAACTCACAACCCTGCTGTTTAGTTTAGTCCAGCTGTACTGAGCTTAACCTCTCTCCACTACTTTCGTTTATATGCCATCTGGCAGTAATGTAGACACATTTTGTggagtcacaatgacccgaaggttaaCAACGACCCACcgttgtgttgcgacaactttacccaatacaaaaacaaataaaaagctttTTCTTTTAACTTTCGCGCTGTGAGGGATCTGAGACAgcctgacggttaaaagaaaatgcttcaatttatttttgtatcaggTAAAgttatcgcaacacgacggtgggtcacaatgactgaagggtcacaatgacccaaagattACACAAGGGTTCAAATGTACTGCAGAGTCCTTAATATCACCAATCCTCTACTCAATACAATGTACTGTCTCCTCCAGCAACTATATACTGGGAATCAACACAAAGTCATCCCAAGCCTGGGATGACTGGCTGTATCTTGAGGAAACCACAGAGGAAATGGTATGTGTAATTCATTTAGTACTGCTGGCAGAACCACACCTGCTCAGCATTAAGTCCCTGTTTGAAGTTAAACAGCACCTAAACGGTTGTCTGGCctgtgtcacatgaccagccAAGGGTctgtgtcacatgaccagccAAGGGTatgtgtcacatgaccagccAAGGGGGAGCAGAGCAGCCTCTCACCTTGAGATTGAGGCTGGACACCACCACGTCTCCGTTGGGGGTGATGATAGGGACGTTCTCACACATGATGCCCTGGTCCACGTCAATCACCTTCCCTGCAggggacaaacacacaagcaatgGTTCAaacatctttttctttttttttttttacctttccaAAAAAACTTTTTGGAGAAACTTTTTGAGGGCAAATCATTTTTGTACACTTTTTTTGGGGGAAATATTTGTTCAACATTCGCAAACTTTTtttcagtgaaaggagaggagacatcCGTGAGAATTAGGAGATTAAAACAGGAGTTTTAATACTGAGGAGATGGATGAGTGATACATTTATTCAAATGTTTAAAAGCCCAAACATACCCCTGTGCCAGAAATACACAACTTCACTCAAATGCAGGGAAATGAgtgggcttgtttgtgtgtgactgtgtgtgactgtgtgtagttgtggCTGCGTGGGTGAACATAGAACATTTCCTTTtggatgtcctcctcctctgtgactGGTGAGATTCTCACGGATGGTTTTGAGTTTTTTCCAGAGGAGAGttctttttaaactttttttccccaaatatatttaaatttttgttTTCGTTTTTAAGAGGAGATCAAATCCTTTCATTCTAAACCCAAAGCTGAACCTACATGATCGGTACAAGTGAACGCAGGTACGAGAAGGATCAGGCCTACCTTTGATCTCCAGGGGTCCCTCTATGTGCATCTCTGGCCTCGCAGCTTTCTTCTCCCCTGTTGCGGATGACCCTGATGAGCGCTTGTACACACCTCTCTGTACCTCCCCAAACACCAGGAACATATTGTGGACACGTGCTGTGTAACCTGCCAGTTCCGTGACCTGTCACAGATAAGCACAAAGTTGAAAGGTTGTTCAGGGGGATAAACAGACCATTAGCtgagtcagggttagggttatctacAAGCTCCGGTCATTCATCCCACGGCATGTTTTATGGAACAGTACATATTTATTGCTCACCAATAGATTTGACTTGACCCCAAAACTGTTGCAATGTGCATGTATAGATATGTGTATGTCTTTGGAAAACATCTAATAAACATAAACATGAACAACAGGCGTATTGCTGATGTATAACAAAGCAACCAATATTTAAAAATCCAGTCAGAATTCATGGAGGGGACCAAGGCCACAGAGTGAGTACAAGTTCCTAATCTTATCTTAAGTTCTTGCAACAACAATTTCTCTTGTACCTTAATTTCACTCAACAATGGTCCCTGTTTATAGCTGTTTTGGAAGACACATTGTTGGAGAgagcacacacagtacatgacCACAGCCAGTATTgtgtccaggggggggggggggggggtgtggaggcacTGTCAACAGCAACCCTAGGCTGGGCCCTGGGAGAGGGTAGGCGAGACACAGACAGTCTACCTGGGGAACGAGTCCCTGTTGGGCCAGCTAGGAAACCTGAACACAACAAGACCCTCACCACCTGTGTCATCTTTTATAATGTGGAACAATCTGTTCACCCTGATTTCTGCACCTTTGCTTTTTAATCTATACAGTTGTCATCAATGATACAAGGATACTGGATACTACCGTATACTGGACGTAAGACATTCGTTCTACAGTAGGTCTTGCTTGGTACGAAACAGCATTATACAATTCTGTAGCCTTGTTTTCTGAAGGGTGATATAGCGTACAGTGGTGTAGCACAGGGTTCTGTGAGGTGGAGTTGACCCCTGAGAGCCTGGCTAGTCTAGTTGGGTGAAGGATCAAGGATCAACAGGTGGAGGATTACTCACGGCTAGGCTACAGCTAAGCTGTACACaaaagaagaaaggagggaataagaggagatgagaggcgaggaagagagaggagtcctATACTATGAGTATACTCCTATAGTATAGAGtatagaagagaggagatgacagcagaggagagggcagggttaAGGCTGGTGTTGTATGCTTCTAATGACATGCTTAAGACATGAAACTTAAGCATGTATCTCCAACCTTAGGTAGATGTGAGCATGCATACGGCCTCAGGAATGTGttgttgctttctctctctctctatccattgcTCACTCCAGCCCACATCTCAGGTCCTGCAAGCAGGGGCATGCTGGAATACttacagtatactgtagtaGGCTGTAATGATTCCTCCCTCTTGTTGTCCTCTGCTCTACTGACATTGGGTGGATATGCATCTAAGTGTATGCAGTTGCATATAGACTAACATACAGCGGTATTTGTTTAGATGCATATCTGAGGATCTGATTTGCAAAGCAAACGATTTGGAAAACAAAAGAGGTATGTCTCAATTTCTCGTGCTGAACGGTTAGAACTCCAGCCCACGCACAGTAGAGATAACCAGACAGAAAGCGTTAAGACACAGTGTGGCGTTCTGGCTGTTATTTCAGTTGTGGTTTCTTGGGCTCTTTTCTTTAACTTCCCATTACTGCTGGGTAATGACCAAACATGAGACGCAGGCTTAGAGACACACATGAATAGAAATAAATGGAGCTGTTTGTAATGCAGCTAAATAAAATGACCTTTTAGGAAGGATCCTCTTGTGTGCCGAATACGGCCACATTTTGAACACATCATGGatgttaaaataaataaacaaattgaCCCATGGTCAATGCTCTTCAAAACGATTGCTAAATACCCTgatctttttcttctttaaaCTAGATTTTATTCatacagtgtatatatatatatatatatatatatatatagagagagagagagagagagagagagagagagaaagacagggagagagagagagagagagagagagagagagagagagagagagagagatcgaaaaAAGTAGACTGCTATCTCAGGCCTGGTGAGTTTATTTCCAGAAGGAAAGAGGGTTGAGGAGCAGCATAAAGGAGGAGAGAACCATCACCTCTTTGTAGGAGGACATGATCCTCTCGATGGCATCTGCTCCTGAGGCCAGGAGGTTGCGGGCGGTGGTGAAGGCCTCTGTTCTCTCACTCACCAACACGTGGGTCTGCCCATCCGCAGTCTCTGCAGGGGGGAACACAGACACCGTCAGGTGGCATCCTGGGCCCTGGGTATCCtgggcagtgtgtgtttgtatgagtatGAGTGTAGGAAGGAGAAAGATagattatgtatgtgtgtgtgtgtgtgtgtgtgtgtgtgagagaaagaggagagggaggtgaggggagctcAAGTACCACCTAGCTACAACAGCTCAATGCAAGCGTGGGTAAAGACAATAGGAAGAATACGAAGAATTCCTGATcaacacaacaaaaacacaacctCCTGCAGTCCATGCCTCTAAGCCACACTGATGGGAGGGAGGCACTTTTGGGCTTCCTGCTGATTTAACAAATGCTTATCGGCTATTGTGTGTGGGAGACGTCTGTTCTTCCTCTGCTTTGTTATTACAGAACGTCCCCTAGACTGCCCTGCATGAGATGAACCAAGCTAGTAGAACGAGAGTGCAAATGACAGAATATAAAGAACAACCAGGCCtattgtcagatggctgagtggtgagggaatcgggctagtaatcagaaggttgctagtttgattcccggctatgccaaccaaatgatgttgtgtccttgggcaaggcatttcaccctacttgcctcggggggaatgtccctgtacttactgtaagtcgctctggataagagcgtctgctaaatgactaaatgtaaatgtaaattgttaGCTAGGTATGATAATGaacagcagcacaaaaaaacaaaacaatggcgTGCAACCAAATAACAGGAAGTGCCACATCCCCCTCGTGTGAAGGAAGCAGACGAACCGTTGTCAGCGAAGCCCGTGGCTGTGATGATTGGCACGGCGACCATGACCAGCCCGCTGCCGCTCCACACGTACTTCATGAGGAACTGCTCCACCATGATGTACCACAGACGCTTGGACAGGATCAGGTTCATCTGCTCCGCCAAGGCCCGGTAGCACTTCTGAAGCTGCTGCATCTCCACCTGGCAAGAAGGGACACCATACCACCTGTCTTTACCTGTATCCCAGTGTTCTCACAACAGAGCTCTCTTCATGCAGCAGCAGATACACTGAATATGAATGTTGCTCTATAAATGCCTTGGAAACAATGTGACATAGTCTAAAGAAAATAATCAGACATCGAAATAAGGGGAATGACAGTAGGGCAGTTTGAATAAGATGTGATGTCAGCGTGACATGACATGCTATCGATCGACGTGGTGAAATTGTTATACACATCACAAGGCTGTATACCTTATGGCCCCTGTAAAAGGCTATCTCTTCGGCATTGGCGATAATTCTAGAGTGCACATAGCGCAGATATCCCTTCCTGTGGGCCTCCTCTGCCACGAGTTTGCCAAATTTCGGAGAACAGGCCCGCAGAACCTTAGCGGTGGCGAACACCACCAAGCCGGCTAGTAGTGTTGGCCCGCTGGCGTTGGCGCCCCTGGACCGGGCAGTCTGGATGAGAGTGTAGGAGGTGAGCATCACGTCCAAGATTGGTTTGGTTAGGTTCGAGTAGAGATGCGCCACAGACTGCGAAAACATCATGACGTCCTCAGTAAGAGACTGATCCGGGTTCGTCAGTCTCCCGTCCATGTTACTGACTTTATAATAGGTTTGATCTGTAAAGTAAGTCTGGTATGCATGGTTCACCAGCCGAGTACGAAACGCCAAGGCGAGCTTGCACTCGAGGTAACGGATCGCGCTGTTCACAAAAGTAGCAGGGATGGCTATGAGGATCCATTTCATCAATTGAATCGTGAAGCTTCTGGGGTCCTTTTCAACGATTGTTTTCACAATCTTACCATCCAAGCCTGCGACATATATAGACAGAAACGTCCGGGATATCAAAGCAACAGAATGCAAGGAAAGCAAACCGAGCTCTTTTGAAATAAGCTTCGGGAAGAGGATTTTGATGAGTTCAAGTATTTGCTTAAAAAATTCAGCATTTACTCCTGGGGACTTACTTCGACCTACAATTTCTACGTCTGTCTGCGACGAAACTGATAAAATAGATCCATTTTCCTCTGCTTTAGCACCTTGGTTATTTCTGCTATTTCTTCTTCTGGTTATTTGCCTGTAAATGATAGGATATAGCGTTTTCACACCGTAGGCAGCGGCCGCTAGAAAGACGGCCCGCTTCGCCGCAGTCCTCCGATCCCATTTCACTCTGGACACAGCATCAAGAATATTGGACATTTTTTCTACGGTGAGATTCTAGACCCAGCTAGTATTCTGTATTAGTCCCATACGCATCCATCTCTAATAAACGATTGACTACTAAAATGAAAAAGGAGTGCAGATGAAAGAGACTCCCCCTTTGATGGCGTGATGCAGAAGGTAAAAGACTGTACCGCTACATTGCAACATACTGTTTCCGTGAGTGGGTTTTTCAGCGTTTTTCATTGGCAACTCCCCCGGAAGAAGACGATTGGTTACGCCATGGACGTATTCAAATACTGTATATTAGACTGGCTTATCTTGCCTACTGTACATTCATATTTTTAAAATGAGCCAAAGTGTCTTGAAACTAAATTGTTGCAAGACATCATAGGATTAGTTAATAATAGCATTGTGATCAGAATTCAACTTAtgactgtttttaaatgtacgTAGTTGCTGTAAATTATCGTTATGTTTTTGCCTCGTGAAACCAGTAGTTCTCACGCGCTATCCAACCGCATCGCGCAAGAGGCCAAATGAATTTGGGGTTATTACAATGATAATCCTAATACTAATACTTTGAAGTTAAGGTTTATGTAACTATATAGCCGTGTTGATATTTTAGTTTTGTTCAGTTTTATAATTGTTTTCTTCAAACGTTATTTTGCCGACTGTCAACTTCAGCCATATAGCCTACAAAATGAACTGGGTTGGAGGTTCAAGGTAGCCTGTACAGTACTGTCCAGTGTTGACAATATTTCTGCCAAGGAAGTTAGCTTCAgttctagctagctactgtcataTTACTTAGGTATTAATACTGTCGTTAAATCTAGCCTTAACGTTACATCCGGCCCACATCATAATAGCAACAGACTGGCCTTTGCGTACTGTCTGTAGAAATTATTTTGGGCAACAACTTTTACAAAAGGTTTTGATAAGGTTTCCATTTTATATAACGCTAATCAACATAGGAACCGCTTTATGATGAGAAACGACCTGAAGAAGCAAAGGGTACGTTATCTTGCTAGCTACCGTTTAGCCAGTCAATTATCATTTAATGCTTGAATATACAGATGAGACATGGTTTTgggcgttttttttttatcaggagTACTTTGAAAAGAAGAAAATGCAGAGGAAAACGAAAATACCACTTCCGACCTCCCCCAAGGGCACTGGCTCTGGCAGTGTAGACCTGGTGACATTATTCATAGTCAACCAGATAGCTTCCAAGAAAGAAAACAGTGGTGAGATCAAAACATCATAACATGTTATCataacatacagacacagcaAAACCCCACATACTACACGCAAACACTGACACTGAACCCAGCAATAGCCTAACTGTTGAAACTGTGCTGTATTCCAGAACTACCTAAAATAACTCACCTCAACGATAACAGAGGATGTGTTGGGTTGATAAAAGGTGAACCTTTGGAGCTACCCATGAGCCCCTGTTCTCCTTCTCGTCTCAGTCTTGTAGAGAGTCAGCCACAGTACAGGTATAttattctacatttacatttagtcatttagcagacgctcttatccagagcgacttacagtaagtacagggacattcccccgaggcaagtagggtgaagtgccttgcccaaggacacaacatcagttggcatgaccgggaatcgaactggcaaccttcggattactagcccgattctctcaccgctcagccacctgacttcccccATTCTACATTAGTAGTCCCATCATCACATCAGTTCTCATTTATGGCCCCAAAACATGCAACTTGTAAAACCCTGCTGTAAATCTTTACCTAAATTGTAAGTAATTGTAGTCATATTCCAATGTAACTGCTTTTATTCTATTGTATTGTTACTGTAGTTTCCATGGAATTAGAAAAAGAAAGCATTGCTTCCCTGAGGGATTCAAGTGCCAACAGGTGTGTTCAAGTGTTttgctctccctcacacacacacacacaagtgtgacACAAGTAAAAGTATTCATATTCTCAATACAAATCTATTAAAGTGATACGAACATTAACAAGTGCTACTTGTCTTACCGCAGGATTAAAGGATATGTTTCTCCACAGCTATCTCCAGTGCTTGAGTCCAACCTGTCAGACAACAGTGCATCAGATTACCAGCTGGCCCACATAGCTGACACACTgagccccttctcctcctcatcctccgccTCTTCTTCAGGCCTGTTCCCCCTCCAGCTGAGAGGCCAGACCCAGCTGTTCCCCCTCCAGCTCAGAGGCCAGGCCCAGCTGTTCCCCCTCCAGCTGAGAGGCCAGACCCAGCCGCAGCGCTCCCCTCGTCCCCGGGGCGCCACCTCTGAAAAAGCCCAGGTACTGAGTTCCTCTCACAGTGAATGCCGATGCAGTGTTTATCTCAATGTTACTCTCTTCTTTGCCTTCCAGTTCAGACCTTTCTCCCAGcctaggggggtgagagagagcccTCCAGGGGGCGCTGGACCAGAGGGATCCCCACGGTTTCATCAGACACCCTCGCTGTCCACAGTCCTGTTTGGAAGCACAGGGTCAGAGTGAGATACTTTTCTGTGATCGATGCGGGGatttgactgctgtaaaagtatatattttgtagCATCATCCAAAGCATTCACCTACTTTTCATGTGTTATGATGTTGGGGGTGTTCATTTTTTTACGGTCTTTATTTACTGTTTTCAGCAGCACAGAGACCAGAAACGAGGACATTCACACTTTGGGCTTCTCTCTCAACCAGCCTGACACTGAGGAGCTGCTCAGAGAAGAGGAACCTTTCAGGGGGTTCAGCAACGAGTTTAGGAGTGATGGTAGTCAAAACATGGTGCTCTTAGCGGTTCAGTTATGTAATTAGACCAGGGAAAGTTGGCATCACATTTCTTTGTTGACATTTCAGATTATTTTGGGAAGGGGATTTCAAAAATATCTCT
The Osmerus eperlanus chromosome 17, fOsmEpe2.1, whole genome shotgun sequence DNA segment above includes these coding regions:
- the LOC134037367 gene encoding uncharacterized protein LOC134037367 isoform X2, coding for MNWVGGSRNRFMMRNDLKKQREYFEKKKMQRKTKIPLPTSPKGTGSGSVDLVTLFIVNQIASKKENSELPKITHLNDNRGCVGLIKGEPLELPMSPCSPSRLSLVESQPQYSFHGIRKRKHCFPEGFKCQQLSPVLESNLSDNSASDYQLAHIADTLSPFSSSSSASSSGLFPLQLRGQTQLFPLQLRGQAQLFPLQLRGQTQPQRSPRPRGATSEKAQVLSSSHSECRCSVYLNVTLFFAFQFRPFSQPRGVRESPPGGAGPEGSPRFHQTPSLSTVLFGSTGSDTETRNEDIHTLGFSLNQPDTEELLREEEPFRGFSNEFRSDDYFGKGISKISLKADSQNSSSKPPDVKQPHSIHPIPDSLTQVIAATLIKKDTSSP
- the LOC134037367 gene encoding uncharacterized protein LOC134037367 isoform X6 produces the protein MNWVGGSRNRFMMRNDLKKQREYFEKKKMQRKTKIPLPTSPKGTGSGSVDLVTLFIVNQIASKKENSELPKITHLNDNRGCVGLIKGEPLELPMSPCSPSRLSLVESQPQYSFHGIRKRKHCFPEGFKCQQLSPVLESNLSDNSASDYQLAHIADTLSPFSSSSSASSSGLFPLQLRGQAQLFPLQLRGQTQPQRSPRPRGATSEKAQVLSSSHSECRCSVYLNVTLFFAFQFRPFSQPRGVRESPPGGAGPEGSPRFHQTPSLSTVLFGSTGSDSTETRNEDIHTLGFSLNQPDTEELLREEEPFRGFSNEFRSDDYFGKGISKISLKADSQNSSSKPPDVKQPHSIHPIPDSLTQVIAATLIKKDTSSP
- the LOC134037367 gene encoding uncharacterized protein LOC134037367 isoform X9 codes for the protein MNWVGGSRNRFMMRNDLKKQREYFEKKKMQRKTKIPLPTSPKGTGSGSVDLVTLFIVNQIASKKENSELPKITHLNDNRGCVGLIKGEPLELPMSPCSPSRLSLVESQPQYSFHGIRKRKHCFPEGFKCQQLSPVLESNLSDNSASDYQLAHIADTLSPFSSSSSASSSGLFPLQLRGQAQLFPLQLRGQTQPQRSPRPRGATSEKAQFRPFSQPRGVRESPPGGAGPEGSPRFHQTPSLSTVLFGSTGSDSTETRNEDIHTLGFSLNQPDTEELLREEEPFRGFSNEFRSDDYFGKGISKISLKADSQNSSSKPPDVKQPHSIHPIPDSLTQVIAATLIKKDTSSP
- the LOC134037367 gene encoding uncharacterized protein LOC134037367 isoform X4; this translates as MNWVGGSRNRFMMRNDLKKQREYFEKKKMQRKTKIPLPTSPKGTGSGSVDLVTLFIVNQIASKKENSELPKITHLNDNRGCVGLIKGEPLELPMSPCSPSRLSLVESQPQYSFHGIRKRKHCFPEGFKCQQLSPVLESNLSDNSASDYQLAHIADTLSPFSSSSSASSSGLFPLQLRGQTQLFPLQLRGQAQLFPLQLRGQTQPQRSPRPRGATSEKAQVLSSSHSECRCSVYLNVTLFFAFQFRPFSQPRGVRESPPGGAGPEGSPRFHQTPSLSTVLFGSTGTETRNEDIHTLGFSLNQPDTEELLREEEPFRGFSNEFRSDDYFGKGISKISLKADSQNSSSKPPDVKQPHSIHPIPDSLTQVIAATLIKKDTSSP
- the LOC134037367 gene encoding uncharacterized protein LOC134037367 isoform X8 — protein: MNWVGGSRNRFMMRNDLKKQREYFEKKKMQRKTKIPLPTSPKGTGSGSVDLVTLFIVNQIASKKENSELPKITHLNDNRGCVGLIKGEPLELPMSPCSPSRLSLVESQPQYSFHGIRKRKHCFPEGFKCQQLSPVLESNLSDNSASDYQLAHIADTLSPFSSSSSASSSGLFPLQLRGQTQLFPLQLRGQAQLFPLQLRGQTQPQRSPRPRGATSEKAQFRPFSQPRGVRESPPGGAGPEGSPRFHQTPSLSTVLFGSTGSDSTETRNEDIHTLGFSLNQPDTEELLREEEPFRGFSNEFRSDDYFGKGISKISLKADSQNSSSKPPDVKQPHSIHPIPDSLTQVIAATLIKKDTSSP
- the LOC134037367 gene encoding uncharacterized protein LOC134037367 isoform X1 → MNWVGGSRNRFMMRNDLKKQREYFEKKKMQRKTKIPLPTSPKGTGSGSVDLVTLFIVNQIASKKENSELPKITHLNDNRGCVGLIKGEPLELPMSPCSPSRLSLVESQPQYSFHGIRKRKHCFPEGFKCQQLSPVLESNLSDNSASDYQLAHIADTLSPFSSSSSASSSGLFPLQLRGQTQLFPLQLRGQAQLFPLQLRGQTQPQRSPRPRGATSEKAQVLSSSHSECRCSVYLNVTLFFAFQFRPFSQPRGVRESPPGGAGPEGSPRFHQTPSLSTVLFGSTGSDSTETRNEDIHTLGFSLNQPDTEELLREEEPFRGFSNEFRSDDYFGKGISKISLKADSQNSSSKPPDVKQPHSIHPIPDSLTQVIAATLIKKDTSSP
- the LOC134037367 gene encoding uncharacterized protein LOC134037367 isoform X3 — its product is MNWVGGSRNRFMMRNDLKKQREYFEKKKMQRKTKIPLPTSPKGTGSGSVDLVTLFIVNQIASKKENSELPKITHLNDNRGCVGLIKGEPLELPMSPCSPSRLSLVESQPQYSFHGIRKRKHCFPEGFKCQQLSPVLESNLSDNSASDYQLAHIADTLSPFSSSSSASSSGLFPLQLRGQTQLFPLQLRGQAQLFPLQLRGQTQPQRSPRPRGATSEKAQVLSSSHSECRCSVYLNVTLFFAFQFRPFSQPRGVRESPPGGAGPEGSPRFHQTPSLSTVLFGSTGSTETRNEDIHTLGFSLNQPDTEELLREEEPFRGFSNEFRSDDYFGKGISKISLKADSQNSSSKPPDVKQPHSIHPIPDSLTQVIAATLIKKDTSSP
- the LOC134037367 gene encoding uncharacterized protein LOC134037367 isoform X5 encodes the protein MNLGNRFMMRNDLKKQREYFEKKKMQRKTKIPLPTSPKGTGSGSVDLVTLFIVNQIASKKENSELPKITHLNDNRGCVGLIKGEPLELPMSPCSPSRLSLVESQPQYSFHGIRKRKHCFPEGFKCQQLSPVLESNLSDNSASDYQLAHIADTLSPFSSSSSASSSGLFPLQLRGQTQLFPLQLRGQAQLFPLQLRGQTQPQRSPRPRGATSEKAQVLSSSHSECRCSVYLNVTLFFAFQFRPFSQPRGVRESPPGGAGPEGSPRFHQTPSLSTVLFGSTGSDSTETRNEDIHTLGFSLNQPDTEELLREEEPFRGFSNEFRSDDYFGKGISKISLKADSQNSSSKPPDVKQPHSIHPIPDSLTQVIAATLIKKDTSSP